The Micromonospora siamensis genome contains the following window.
TACGCCGCGCGACGCCCGGTGTCCGGCCGTCCGGTCGGTGCCCGCGGGTCCGATTTCGCCACCGCCGTCGAGATCGCACAGGAGCCTGTGATGGACGCCGTGTTCTCCGTACCCGAGCCGCGCAACGAGCCGGTCCACACCTACGAGCCCGGCAGCGCCGAGCGGGAGCGGCTCCAGCGGAGGCTGACCGAGCTGGCCGCCGAGCAGATCGAGCTGCCGATGACCATCGCCGGCGAGCAGCGGATGGCCGGCGGCGCGTCGATCGACGTGGTGCAGCCGCACAAGCACGCCCACGTGCTCGGGGTCACCGGCCACGCCAACCACGAGGACGCCCGGGCCGCCGTGAAGGCGGCCAGGGACGCCGCGCCGATGTGGCGGGCGCTGCCGTTCGAGGAGCGGGCGGCGATCTTCCTGCGCGCCGCCGAGCTGCTGGCCGGCCCGTGGCGGGACACCCTGAACGCGGCCACCATGCTCGGCCAGTCCAAGACCGCCGTCCAGGCGGAGATCGACGCGGCCTGCGAGTTCATCGACTTCCTCCGGTTCAACGTGCACTTCGCCCGCCAGCTGCTGGAGGCGCAGCCGAAGTCGTCGCCAGGGGTGTGGAACCGGTTCGACCACCGGCCGCTCGAGGGCTTCGTCTACGCGGTCACCCCGTTCAACTTCACCGCGATCGCCGGCAACCTGCCCTCGGCGCCGGCCCTGCTCGGCAACACCGTGGTCTGGAAGCCGGGCCCGACCCAGCAGTTCGCCGCGCACTTCACCATGCGGCTGTTCGAGGCGGCCGGCCTCCCGCCCGGCGTGATCAACATGGTCACCGGCCGGGGCGAGGAGGTCTCGGACGTGGTGCTCGCCGACCCCGACCTGGCCGGCATCCACTTCACCGGCTCCACCAAGGTCTTCCAGCAGCTGTGGCGGACCGTCGGCGAGAACATCGCCGGCTACCGGGGCTACCCGCGGCTGGTCGGCGAGACCGGCGGCAAGGACTTCGTCGTCGCGCACAGCAGCGCCGACGTGGACGCCCTGCACACCGCGCTGATCCGGGGCGCCTACGAGTACCAGGGCCAGAAGTGCTCGGCCGCCTCCCGGGCGTACGTGCCGCGCTCCATCTGGGAGGGCGGGCTGCGCGACCGGCTGGCCGCCACCGCCGACTCGCTGACGTACGGCGACGTCACCGACTTCAGCAACTTCGGTGGCGCGGTCATCGACGACAAGGCGTTCGGCCGGCACACCGCCGCGCTGGAGC
Protein-coding sequences here:
- the pruA gene encoding L-glutamate gamma-semialdehyde dehydrogenase — protein: MDAVFSVPEPRNEPVHTYEPGSAERERLQRRLTELAAEQIELPMTIAGEQRMAGGASIDVVQPHKHAHVLGVTGHANHEDARAAVKAARDAAPMWRALPFEERAAIFLRAAELLAGPWRDTLNAATMLGQSKTAVQAEIDAACEFIDFLRFNVHFARQLLEAQPKSSPGVWNRFDHRPLEGFVYAVTPFNFTAIAGNLPSAPALLGNTVVWKPGPTQQFAAHFTMRLFEAAGLPPGVINMVTGRGEEVSDVVLADPDLAGIHFTGSTKVFQQLWRTVGENIAGYRGYPRLVGETGGKDFVVAHSSADVDALHTALIRGAYEYQGQKCSAASRAYVPRSIWEGGLRDRLAATADSLTYGDVTDFSNFGGAVIDDKAFGRHTAALELIRSDDSCTVLAGGTADDSVGYFVRPTLFECSDAAHETFTTEYFGPILGVHVFDDARFDDVVHQAESIAPYALTGSIFATDRRVVDAVAEKMRYAAGNFYINDKPTGAVVGQQPFGGARASGTNDKAGSWHNLVRWMSPRTIKETFVPPTDHTYPHMG